A portion of the bacterium genome contains these proteins:
- a CDS encoding transposase has translation MRLSAKQKEIELTTYKSKSDRLYQRLAIIYSQEYKDPDCNRIAKRLKKYKDEIFTFVAHPEVSADNNHAERQIRPAVIMRKNSYCNRSQQGADT, from the coding sequence ATGCGTCTTTCTGCCAAACAGAAAGAGATAGAACTTACTACCTATAAATCAAAGAGCGACAGACTATATCAGAGGCTTGCAATAATTTACAGTCAGGAATATAAAGATCCTGATTGTAATCGTATTGCTAAACGGCTCAAGAAATACAAAGACGAAATCTTTACCTTTGTAGCCCATCCTGAAGTGAGTGCTGACAACAACCATGCTGAAAGGCAAATAAGGCCAGCAGTAATTATGAGAAAGAACTCCTATTGTAACCGTTCCCAGCAAGGTGCTGATACTTAA